A single region of the Dryobates pubescens isolate bDryPub1 chromosome 40, bDryPub1.pri, whole genome shotgun sequence genome encodes:
- the LIMA1 gene encoding LIM domain and actin-binding protein 1, with protein MEPSPFNRRQWTSQSLKITAKELSLVNKNKSSALMERFSKYQKAAEEATAEKRRANADGLPPHLKRGTLSLLKKKWETPASAAEPRKEPVRSGGAEPRHKVGGLGLAVGSGSAPSPASQRPPGAGEAPDAQVPPAGTSGQLQAPAADSRKLRSHAPESGRMENCLREAREVEKAEGSESSEPSGKIEKYNVPLSKLKMMFEKGEAAQGKVLLGSCLQQVPRDQRKAAAGRRISENSFSSEDFDVGPGEKSHGTAGHLVDSSPEKAESRRSLELPRLTETSIKDRLAKYQAAVSKQGTSPGLTAMSEIQASESELEKYKSEQKENLPPSLEDSIAWQDGEQGSVGDNSLASHSAPLEDDNVGQSLEGQPEAQKPVSMKQQSCGSKPAGQPDAAQPKAVKKFQLPVKETCVGCQKTVYPMERLFANQQVFHISCFRCSYCNSKLSLGTYASLRGNIYCKPHFNQLFKSKGNYDEGFGHKQHKELWAGRGEGEESPEKTSHGVTAAESPQSPGVEDAPIAKVGVLAASMEAKASAVPEREERPAETKKLRIAWPPPSDQSVQGSALEEGIKVLKPKWPPEEENSKPEVLEEVDLDLKKLRRSSSLKERSRPFTVAASFRTLSVKGHRAENSSSPSKAEREMLRRSEGLEREAVVDKKPREKKAESRNMQSAEERKGGEERELSGIKREQNWVENGQVSTETDEEEHGREEQEIPKEESLEPESPTLPSLGNVTAKESSLNQHRRSQDVGFWEGEDVEDLSVEEQIKRNRYYEEEEEDEE; from the exons atggaGCCTTCCCCCTTCAACAGAAGACAATGGACTTCTCAGTCCTTGAAAATCACTGCCAAAGAGCTTTCTCTAGTCAACAAGAACAAGTCATCAGCTCTCATGGAGAGGTTCTCCAA GTATCAGAAGGCAGCTGAAGAGGCCACTGCTGAGAAGAGGAGAGCT AACGCAGACGGTCTCCCCCCTCACCTCAAGCGGGGCACCCTCAGCCTGCTGAAGAAGAAGTGGGAGACCCCAGCCTCGGCGGCCGAGCCTCGCAAGGAGCCTGTCCGGAGCGGCGGCGCCGAGCCCAGGCACAAGGTCGGTGGCCTCGGGCTCGCAGTGGGGAGcggctcagccccttccccagcttcccagcGGCCCCCGGGGGCTGGCGAAGCACCCGACGCCCAGGTCCCTCCTGCGGGCACCTctggccagctgcaggctcccgCAGCTGACAGCAGAAAGCTCCGGAGCCACGCACCGGAGAGTGGGAGAATGGAAAACTGCCTGCGAGAGGCCAGGGAGGTGGAAAAGGCTGAAGGCAGCGAGAGCTCGGAGCCCTCGGGCAAGATCGAGAAGTACAACGTGCCGCTGAGCAAGCTCAAGATGATGTTTGAGAAGGGAGAGGCGGCTCAGGGCAAG gtgctgctggggtcttgtctccagcaggtccccagagaccagaggaaggcagcagcagggaggaggatcTCTGAAAACAGCTTCTCCTCAGAGGACTTTGATGTTGGGCCAGGAGAGAAGAGCCATGGCACAGCAG GGCACCTTGTGGATAGCAGcccagagaaggcagagagcaggaggagcctggagctgcctcgTTTAACAGAGACCTCCATCAAGGACAGGTTGGCCAAGTACCAGGCAGCTGTGTCCAAGCAGGGCACCTCCCCAGGCCTCACTGCCATG AGTGAGATTCAAGCCAGTGAGAGTGAACTGGAGAAGTACAAATCTGAGCAGAAGGAGAACCTGCCACCAAGTCTTGAGGACTCCATTGCCTGGCAGGATGGGGAGCAG GGCTCTGTAGGTGACAACAGTTTGGCTTCCCACTCTGCCCCCCTGGAGGATGACAACG TTGGACAAAGCTTGGAGGGCCAGCCAGAAGCTCAGAAGCCTGTCAgcatgaagcagcagagctgtggctctAAACCAGCTGGCCAGCCAGATGCAGCTCAGCCAAAAGCAGTGAAG AAGTTCCAGCTGCCAGTGAAGGAAACCTGTGTTGGGTGTCAGAAGACTGTGTACCCCATGGAGAGGCTCTTTGCCAACCAGCAGGTCTTCCACATCAGCTGCTTCCGCTGCTCCTACTGCAACAGCAAGCTCAg CCTGGGCACCTATGCATCCCTGAGGGGGAACATCTACTGCAAGCCTCACTTCAATCAGCTCTTCAAATCCAAAGGCAACTACGACGAAGGCTTTGGGCACAAGCAGCACAAGGAATtgtgggcaggcagaggtgaAGGTGAGGAATCCCCAGAGAAAACCAGCCATGGTGTGACTGCAGCAGAGAGCCCCCAGAGCCCAGGGGTGGAGGATGCCCCAATTGCAAAAGTAGGAGTCCTGGCAGCAAGTATGGAAGCAAAAGCTTCAGCTGTGCCTgaaagggaggagagaccagcgGAGACCAAGAAGCTCAGGATCGCCTGGCCGCCTCCCTCTGACCAAAGTGTTCAAGGAAGTGCCTTAGAGGAGGGCATCAAAGTTCTCAAACCCAAGTGGCCCCCAGAGGAAGAGAATTCCAAgccagaggtgctggaggaggtggaCCTGGATCTGAAGAAGCTGAGGAGATCTTCCTCGCTGAAGGAGCGGAGCCGTCCCTTCACCGTCGCTGCCTCCTTTAGAACCCTGTCTGTGAAAGGCCACAGAGCAGAGaactcctcctccccttccaaggcagagagggagatgctgaggagaagtgaagggctggagagagaggctgtggtggACAAAAAGCCaagggaaaagaaggctgagagcaggAACATGCAGAGTgctgaagaaaggaaggggggggaggaacgGGAATTGTCTGGCATCAAAAGGGAGCAGAACTGGGTGGAAAATGGCCAGGTGAGCACAGAGACAGACGAGGAAGAGCatggcagggaagagcaggaaatcccaaaggaagaatcccttgAACCAGAGTCCCCCACGCTTCCCAGCCTGGGCAATGTGACTGCTAAGGAATCCTCCCTGAACCAGCACCGCAGATCCCAGGATGTTGGTTTCTGGGAGGGGGAGGACGTGGAGGATCTGTCTGTGGAAGAGCAGATCAAAAGGAATCGTTActatgaggaggaggaggaggatgaagaatAA